In Comamonas sp. lk, the following proteins share a genomic window:
- a CDS encoding aldo/keto reductase, translated as MQTRQLGPFTVSNVALGCMNFSHAYGASPSVEQSHAVLHAALDAGVTLFDTAALYGFGANESLIGPVLKPHRNHITLASKCGMAGVRGDDGVMRRVIDGRPKTLRQNCEDSLQRLGTDVIDLYYLHRWDKNVPIEESVGEMARLKEEGKIRALGLSEVGADALRRAHKEHPIAALQSEYSLWSRNAELGTLAACKELGIAYVAFSPVGRAFLTGKLQEVGALVKGDIRATMPRFAPESYARNLRLLAPMQAVAEKAGCTLAELAIAWVLHQGEQVIALPGTTSVEHLHEDIRGGSVKLSPELLAELDDIFRPEAIAGDRYALQGQGEVDTEKFGFEKRPA; from the coding sequence ATGCAAACCCGTCAACTAGGCCCATTCACGGTCAGCAATGTAGCTCTGGGCTGCATGAATTTCAGCCATGCCTATGGCGCATCGCCCAGCGTGGAGCAGTCCCATGCCGTGCTGCATGCAGCGCTGGATGCCGGCGTCACCTTGTTCGACACTGCGGCGCTTTATGGTTTCGGCGCCAATGAATCGCTGATCGGTCCGGTGCTCAAGCCCCACCGCAACCACATCACCTTGGCCAGCAAATGCGGCATGGCCGGTGTGCGCGGTGATGACGGCGTGATGCGCCGCGTGATCGACGGCCGCCCCAAGACGCTGCGCCAGAACTGTGAAGACAGTCTGCAGCGCCTGGGCACCGATGTGATCGATCTCTACTATCTGCACCGCTGGGACAAGAACGTGCCCATAGAAGAATCGGTGGGCGAGATGGCGCGCCTCAAAGAGGAGGGCAAGATCCGCGCCCTGGGCCTGTCCGAAGTCGGTGCCGATGCGCTGCGCCGCGCGCACAAGGAACACCCGATTGCGGCCCTGCAAAGCGAGTATTCGTTGTGGTCGCGCAATGCCGAGCTGGGCACGCTGGCCGCCTGCAAGGAGCTGGGCATTGCCTATGTCGCCTTTAGCCCCGTGGGCCGTGCCTTTCTGACCGGTAAGCTGCAGGAAGTGGGCGCTCTGGTCAAAGGCGATATCCGCGCCACCATGCCGCGTTTTGCGCCCGAGAGCTATGCGCGCAATCTGCGTCTGCTGGCGCCCATGCAGGCCGTGGCCGAGAAAGCCGGCTGCACGCTGGCCGAGCTGGCCATTGCCTGGGTGCTGCACCAGGGCGAGCAGGTGATTGCCTTGCCCGGCACCACCAGCGTGGAGCATCTGCACGAAGACATTCGCGGCGGCAGCGTCAAGCTCAGCCCCGAGTTGCTGGCCGAGCTGGATGACATCTTCAGGCCCGAAGCCATTGCCGGCGACCGTTACGCGCTGCAAGGCCAGGGCGAGGTGGATACCGAGAAATTCGGCTTTGAAAAGCGCCCGGCTTAA
- a CDS encoding CoA transferase yields MDDSQSFAPLQGVRILSLALNLPGPAALWRCAGMGAQCRKLEPLSSASKDGGGGADPMQLYCPQAYGQMHEGITVLQADLKTEAGQASLHAQLAQTDVLLTSFRPSALKKLGMDWAVLQQRHPRLSLVRVVGSEGALADVPGHDLTYQAEAGLVHSTQLPPSLFADMAGALMASEAVLQAVLVSSRSGRGVFREVGLAQAAQWLALPWHWGLTQPTGDVGGGHAGYRIYPCADGMVAVAALEPHFAQRLCEAADLLFRHPSDMHKPEIHTGVAQFLAALNCKQLMQLAQERDIPLHALPSAH; encoded by the coding sequence ATGGACGACTCCCAAAGCTTTGCCCCGCTTCAAGGCGTGCGCATTCTGAGCCTGGCGCTCAATCTGCCCGGACCTGCGGCACTGTGGCGCTGCGCCGGCATGGGAGCGCAATGCCGAAAGCTGGAGCCCTTGTCCAGCGCCAGCAAAGACGGTGGCGGTGGCGCCGACCCCATGCAGCTCTACTGCCCCCAAGCCTATGGGCAGATGCATGAGGGCATCACCGTGCTGCAGGCCGACCTCAAGACTGAAGCCGGCCAAGCCAGCCTGCACGCGCAACTGGCACAAACCGATGTGCTGCTGACCTCATTCAGGCCTTCGGCGCTGAAGAAACTGGGCATGGATTGGGCGGTGCTGCAGCAGCGCCATCCCCGGCTGTCACTGGTGCGCGTGGTGGGCAGCGAAGGAGCACTGGCCGACGTACCCGGCCACGACCTGACCTACCAGGCCGAAGCCGGACTGGTGCACAGCACCCAGTTGCCGCCCAGCCTGTTTGCCGATATGGCAGGTGCGCTGATGGCCAGCGAAGCCGTGCTGCAAGCCGTGCTGGTCAGCAGCCGCAGCGGGCGCGGCGTGTTCAGAGAAGTGGGCCTGGCCCAGGCCGCCCAGTGGCTGGCCCTGCCCTGGCACTGGGGCCTGACCCAGCCTACGGGTGACGTAGGCGGCGGCCACGCCGGCTATCGCATCTACCCCTGCGCCGATGGCATGGTTGCCGTGGCTGCGCTGGAGCCACATTTTGCCCAGCGCCTGTGCGAAGCCGCAGACCTTCTGTTCCGCCACCCCAGCGATATGCACAAGCCGGAAATCCACACCGGCGTGGCGCAGTTTCTGGCCGCCCTCAATTGCAAGCAGCTGATGCAACTGGCCCAGGAGCGGGACATACCGCTGCATGCCCTGCCCAGCGCACACTGA